A stretch of Henckelia pumila isolate YLH828 chromosome 4, ASM3356847v2, whole genome shotgun sequence DNA encodes these proteins:
- the LOC140865793 gene encoding 1-aminocyclopropane-1-carboxylate synthase-like, with protein sequence MELKGSSNLSKLATSDDHGENSLYFEGWKAYDNDPFHPTRNRKGVIQMGLSENQLSLELIEDWIKKNPQASICTPEGVHAFKDIANFQDYHGLPRFRNAVAKLMGKVRGGRASFDPERIVMAGGATGASELLMFCLADRGDGFLVPSPCYPAFDRDLRWRTGVQLVHVECKSSNNFQLTKQSLENAYENARKANINVKGLIIANPSNPLGTTMDKATFKMLVNFINDKKIHLVCDEIYSATVFRGPKLVSVSEIIEEMDRCDRDLIHIVYSLSKDMGLPGFRVGIVYSYNDKVVSCARKMSSFGLISSQTQHFLACMLSDEEFVEEYLTESAVKLANQHDLFTRGLEEVGIKCLESNAGLYVWMDLRPLLKEATFEGEMDLWRVIISDVKLNVSPGSSFHCHEPGWFRVCFANMDIKTMRIALARIRKFVVRENDQVQQVKKQKKTSNLGHLTLSFSSQMYDETWVVSSPRMLSPQSPLLRAKT encoded by the exons ATGGAGCTAAAGGGTAGTTCGAATTTGTCGAAGCTAGCCACTAGCGACGATCATGGCGAAAACTCTCTGTATTTCGAAGGATGGAAAGCTTATGACAATGATCCCTTCCACCCCACCAGAAACCGCAAAGGAGTTATACAGATGGGACTCTCTGAAAAtcag CTTTCCCTCGAGTTGATCGAGGATTGGATCAAGAAAAATCCCCAAGCTTCAATCTGCACTCCAGAAGGAGTTCATGCATTCAAGGATATCGCAAATTTTCAAGATTATCATGGCTTGCCTCGATTTAGAAAT GCGGTGGCGAAGTTGATGGGAAAAGTGAGAGGGGGACGAGCCAGCTTCGACCCAGAACGCATAGTAATGGCTGGTGGAGCCACCGGAGCCAGCGAGCTGCTGATGTTCTGTTTGGCGGATCGTGGAGACGGATTCTTGGTCCCCTCGCCTTGTTATCCTGC ATTTGATAGGGATTTGAGATGGAGAACGGGGGTGCAACTAGTGCATGTAGAATGCAAAAGCAGCAACAATTTCCAGCTAACCAAACAGTCCCTAGAAAACGCATATGAAAATGCAAGGAAAGCAAACATCAATGTGAAAGGCTTGATCATAGCAAATCCTTCCAACCCATTAGGCACAACCATGGACAAGGCAACCTTCAAGATGCTGGTGAACTTCATAAATGACAAGAAAATCCACCTCGTGTGCGACGAAATATACTCCGCCACCGTCTTTCGCGGCCCCAAACTTGTTAGCGTTTCCGAGATAATCGAAGAAATGGACCGCTGTGACCGTGACCTGATACACATCGTGTACAGTTTGTCTAAGGACATGGGGCTCCCGGGATTCAGGGTCGGGATAGTCTACTCCTACAACGACAAGGTCGTGAGTTGCGCTCGTAAGATGTCGAGCTTCGGGCTAATCTCGTCTCAGACTCAGCATTTTCTAGCGTGCATGCTGTCGGACGAGGAGTTTGTGGAGGAGTATCTCACGGAGAGCGCGGTGAAACTGGCGAACCAGCACGACTTGTTCACCCGAGGGTTGGAGGAAGTTGGGATCAAGTGTTTAGAGAGCAATGCAGGGTTATACGTTTGGATGGACTTGAGGCCTTTGTTGAAAGAGGCGACATTCGAAGGTGAAATGGACCTGTGGAGGGTTATCATAAGTGACGTGAAGCTTAACGTGTCGCCAGGGTCGTCGTTCCATTGCCACGAGCCCGGTTGGTTTAGGGTTTGCTTCGCGAATATGGACATCAAAACGATGAGGATCGCTCTTGCAAGGATTAGGAAGTTTGTGGTTCGAGAGAATGATCAAGTGCAACAAGTGAAGAAGCAAAAGAAAACAAGCAATTTAGGGCACCTCACACTAAgtttttcttcacaaatgtaTGATGAAACTTGGGTGGTTTCGTCGCCTCGCATGTTGTCCCCTCAATCGCCCCTCCTTCGCGCCAAGACCTAG